One Misgurnus anguillicaudatus chromosome 5, ASM2758022v2, whole genome shotgun sequence genomic window, GGCTTTCCAGTGTTCAGAAGGAGGGAAATGAGAAACTTAAAAATGAGCTAGCTTAAAATAAGAAAAGCTATCAATTCTGTGGATAAACAGCTGATCTATTATTTTAATCTGATCTAAGCCAtatatgttttgttgtttataaAGCTTGATTTACACTGAAGAGAAACTGAGGaatttattcatatatatatgaGTCTCCCACCAACAATCAGACAAGCAGCATGCACCAGAAAGCATGGATGTGATGTAAATTCCTCATTTGGATGTTATTTAATTATTCATGCATCATTAACTTGCACAtgatgcagataattgcattaaaacCATCATGGAACAACTAGCATTTTGCTTTAGTTTttcttaaaatagcataatagTCCAGACTAAAATAAATTCGACAACTGAATGCAGTCACAAACAATATGACTATTAAATCAATATGACTATTAAATCATACAATATGACTATTAAATCATACCCCaagtcaaaataaaataaaataattttattgtcACTGCACAAAATTACATTAAACAGATAGGACAAtctaaagaaacatttaaataatatagaagatccattaaataataaaaaatagaagATTGATTCTATTGAtgctttatttgtaaaaaaaaaaaaaggattatATTTTTACCGTAAACGTATCACATGATACTATCccgtttttattaatattaaaatactatgaatttaaaatgttcGCAATAAACTAATCTTTAAGATTTTTGTCTGAAAGAATCTAGTTATTATCTTTCGTAATCTTTAGGGTTAGGGCTATTAAATTCTTCTCAagctattatttcacactaatttgatgGGTAAAactggttagggtttgagttaagagTAATTATGGGTTTCTTTGATTAAGACGTTGATCCAGGATTACATtttactttgtgaaatcacGGTGAACTTTTAATGACGGAGTGGGGGCTTAGCTATAGGCTAATCAttgacataattcgaacactgTTTCACGTGTAAGTGATCTGGTAATGCGCATTACCACGTCAGTTATTGAATGATATCCAAATCCCTAGTCTAAAAATATCCTCCGCTGCTGGTTACTGCATATGAATGCTACAGTATGAATGAACAGTAACCAGCTTAACTTAGCTATTCTTTAGACATGTGTTTCTGTCCTGCACTTAAATTATTTGAATTAAAGTGATTAAATGTTAAGGTTGAAATGTCTTACAAGTCGAGATATTCAGAGTGGCGAGGCGGCAGCTCACGTTCAGTTCAAGCGGAGATTGACTTCACGTCTCCCGGTTTGGCGGTAATGGAAGTTGAGCGTCTTCTGTTCTCGGGGAAAGCGATCAACAGTGACGCAGATGAAGTCTGGCCCAAACTTTACATCGGAAACATGTAAGAATGCAAACATGAGCCTCTTTCAATTGtacagagtttatttcagtggCTCCAATTATTACTGACAGATttgaatgaaaatgtattacagACACTTGTATGCAACGTGTTTACTGATCACAGTCGGTATATGTACTTGCCTGCAAATCCCAATTGTAGTACATGTTTTGAGCACAAGAGGGAGATGTTTCATAATATTGCAggacattaacttttttatcaGGCAAACATTTTAGGAAAAGTAAACCTATAGGTCTTACAGTCAACTTAGTACTATATAAAATGAATAGAAACAGAAAAACACTTATTTTGCTTAATAATGCACTGTTGCATTTTATCCTTAGGGATATAGCTGAAAATCTGGAAAAACTTCGCAGATGTCAGTTCACCCATGTCCTCAACTGTGCTCACAGCTCCAGACGTGGCAGTGAGATCTATAAAGGCATGGGCATCACATACATGGGCATTGAAGCACATGATACAACCACATTTGACATGAGTGCCAACTTTAACACTGCAGCAGAGTTTATACATACAGCACTAATAGGAAAAGGTAAGTTGTGTATATCCAACTTGAATCAAAAATACCTAGGTTTATTTCAAAATTACCGATGGGTGTGTGGAGACGGGATTTGAGTCTAATCTTCAGGATAAATAATATCCAGAAATACTGAACAACCCGTCCCagcttttaaaatgtatgaatcCTTATTTCTGCATCATTCACTAAACTTTAATATCATCTCAAAGGCAAAATCCTGGTTCACTGTCATGTTGGAGTGAGTCGATCAGCAACTATAGTTTTGGCATATCTGATGCTGAAGCATAACATGACCCTGGTAGAAGCAATCAACACGGTGAAAGAGGGAAGAGGCGTCATTCCCAACCGAGGCTTCCTAAGACAACTCATTAACCTTCACATCAAGCTGCATGGCTACACAAGCAAATAAGAGTAGAAGCAAAGCACTACActaaaaatgttgttgttattCTGGTGAACTTTTAAAATAAGATGATAGCTGTCAATAAACAAAGCGAAGCTGTTTATTTGAAACATAATTGCTTAAATATTTTGTATGTAACCAAAATAAATTTGGATAGAAAAAGCATTGAATTGTACATTTTGTCGGCATGCCACAGTGTACAACAGCACTATAAATGAGTGAGCCATAGAAATATAAAgcatttttaaaccattatGCATATATTTTAACAGCTCTTATGAATGCTCAAataacattttgaaataaaacaaaatacaattgaaataaaaataaataaaagacaaaaatgaTTGTAGTAGTCCTGAAAGCTTTATGACTTAAAAGTCCTTTCAgtgtttaatatatatatatatgcattgtacaaataaatgaaaatcacGAATTGAAAGCATTGAAAAGATCATAAGTCGTGCAAATTGTATTTGTTCAGAGTGCTTTCTTCTTAGGAGAAAATACAATTGTCTTTAAACAGTGTTTTTATCTCTGTTAAAAATACTAAAATAGGTTTGcatttttgtatataaaatcTAAGTACAGAATTAggattatttaaaaacaagcaTTTGAAGAAATAAAAGCATGTTCGCTTTTGATAATAAAGGAATTGCGTAATTGACGTTATTGTCTGCGTCCAACGCGTAGCTACCATAGCAACCCAACTAAACAGGAAACTCTACACAGAGCGCTCGTTACAAATCATCGAAAAGGTAATGTTGTCTTTTTACAATATATTAATCTGCTTGCAATGCTTATTTTGAACGTTTGTGCAAATTCATAATGAACAGTAGGTTACTTAACCGATCAGTTGTCTGTTTACCTAAATATGTCaggtatttataaatatattaaataaatcaaacgTACTAATTTAAAGCACCCTTTTGAAAGAAATGTCAAGACCCCAGACATCTCAACAACATGCGCACACGGAACAGGCATCTGTTGCTTTTGGTAACTGGGCACTTCCAAAGCTCTGTAAGGAGCTGCAGGACGAAGATCTGGTCACCCGGCAGAGGGCGCTAGCTGCACTCTGTGACATCGTGCATGACCCTGAGCGGGCATTTGAAGCCATTCTCAATGGTAAACTTCTTTATCCTAAAAAAAGTAATATCTGCTTATTCTTATTTAATCTAAAATGACCTAGTAATttctttacatttacacattattTATAAATAGAAGTGAAGCTTACACACACACTGACTCATACCCATGCctggtaaatattggacaggccaacactgtgttaaaaaaatacctAATGTTGGGTTttttgttatgcaaccatggttTATAATATAACCCAGCAGTTGTGTTAAAGTATTGGGTCCATTTTAACACAGTGGTTTGTTCTGTGCAACATTTACCCAGCataacatttttagagtgcacatctaaatacaaaaacaacaagACACAGAATAATACAATTAAAGAGGAAAATATAATGAGATAGCAATTATAACATCTGTTGTATCCACAGATGTATGGAAAGACTTAGGGAGTTGCTGCAAGATGAATTATGCAGGATCAAAACTGTTGAAGTGCTTTACGTGCTTGCAGCACAGAGTTTGGGAAGGCAAGTATACGTGATTTACTATACTGAGCTAAAACATAACTAATGAGCAACATTTTAGTGAAGAGCTTCCATTTTTAATGTGATGTGCATGTTTATGCAgagatgcattttttaaatatgacatGATGGTACCCCTCGCAAACCTGTTGGATGACCCTGTAGACGcctgccgaaaaaacgtgcatcAAACCCTCAAAAGGATGGCTGAATTTCCCTCAGGTGgcatatttttctgtttttaatggTAAATACTGGagaagtgtgttttttaaagccaTGGTCATAGGTTAAATTAAACCCATGAAATATAGCTTATTCTTAAGCTTTTACATGATAACCTTATGGTTTCATTATGATCTACTTTAATTTCTCAAAGCCTCCACCCTTCTTTCTTGTCATCTCATTTACAGGAGCAGTATTCATGGTGTCTATGGGGCTGGTGCCTAGACTGGTGCTGAAGATCCAAGTGGAAGCAGAGGACATTCGTGCTTTAATTTTATCCACATTAAGCAGTTGCATCATGGTAAATGCCCATCCTGCTATAGAATGTGATATAATACCTGTTTTGAGAGATCAGCTTTCTCACACCTCCTCGGACATCCGCCAGGCAGCCACATCTGCCTTAGTAGGAATCAGGTAGGCAGCATAGTATCCAAGCATGTGGTTGAGGTTAAGTTCAATAGTTGGtcaatttaagtaaaaaaaaatcttaaaaaatatcGAAAAGACAAAGTTCATTTTTCTACTCTACTCTTCTCTCTCAGTGTTCCTGCACGTGGTAAGACACAAGTGTGTGAAGAGGATCTTCTGCCCTTGATGGTCAACCTGCTGTCGGATAGTGATCAAGTGGTCATCGCTAATGCTGCGGGGACCATTATGAACACAGCTGTTATCACCAGAGGTCAGCACATAATTAAGTTGAAGGGCCAGTGAGAGATGTTATCACATTCAGTATTGTATTCAGTAATGGGTTTTATGCACATATTCGTCTGATGTTTTATCTCATCAGCCAATAGCAAATATAaaagattagtccattttcttaaaaaaaaatctggataatttactcaccaccatgtcgtccaaaatgttgatgtctttctttgtttgatcgagaagaaattatgttttttgaggaaaacatttcaggattttttcattttaatggactataatggaccccaacacttaacacttaattcaacacttaacagttttttttcaacggagtttcaaaggactctaaacgatcccaaacgaggcataagggtcctaTCTAGCAAAACGACTGTCATCCccgacaagaaaaaaaaatgcacctccaaaccacaacttctcgtccatcttctgtcctgtgacgcgccggcgcaacctcacgtaattgcgtagtgaaaggtcacgtgttacatatatgaaatgcacatttgtggaccattttaaacaataaactgacacaaagacattaattagtatcattcgacatacaacaacgtctgaacggtcctctttcttcacacttgtaaacagtggggcgtagtttcgcatacatcattcgtgacctcttgacatgatgacgt contains:
- the LOC129415006 gene encoding dual specificity protein phosphatase 26 codes for the protein MSYKSRYSEWRGGSSRSVQAEIDFTSPGLAVMEVERLLFSGKAINSDADEVWPKLYIGNMDIAENLEKLRRCQFTHVLNCAHSSRRGSEIYKGMGITYMGIEAHDTTTFDMSANFNTAAEFIHTALIGKGKILVHCHVGVSRSATIVLAYLMLKHNMTLVEAINTVKEGRGVIPNRGFLRQLINLHIKLHGYTSK
- the rsph14 gene encoding radial spoke head 14 homolog, with the translated sequence MSRPQTSQQHAHTEQASVAFGNWALPKLCKELQDEDLVTRQRALAALCDIVHDPERAFEAILNGCMERLRELLQDELCRIKTVEVLYVLAAQSLGRDAFFKYDMMVPLANLLDDPVDACRKNVHQTLKRMAEFPSGAVFMVSMGLVPRLVLKIQVEAEDIRALILSTLSSCIMVNAHPAIECDIIPVLRDQLSHTSSDIRQAATSALVGISVPARGKTQVCEEDLLPLMVNLLSDSDQVVIANAAGTIMNTAVITRGKHEALKAGAITPLLRLVVSENRAVCANALRALTVLAEVPSARAQLLEHVPLLKTRLQHPDSIIQRAASTAIEVISWKP